In Mustela nigripes isolate SB6536 chromosome 2, MUSNIG.SB6536, whole genome shotgun sequence, a single window of DNA contains:
- the LOC132010153 gene encoding ceruloplasmin-like produces MKALLPLIFLGFVSSPGWAKDRHYNIGIKETTWNYAPTGKNMLNGKPFSEDQEFESHKNLQRRQDRIGSVYKKALYFQYTDDTFQTIIGKPSWLGFLGPIIKAETGDMVYVHVKNFASRMYSFHPHGLTYSKENEGALYPDNTTSQQKEDDRLQPGAQYTYKWYVEEKQGPGPNDSNCVTRIYHSHVDTPRDVPSGLVGPILTCKRGTLDGDTEKDIDRSYVLMFSITDENKSWYIDDNINTYTEPGKVKASDSDFKNSNLMPSINGYMYGNLPNLTMCAEDKVKWYFVGMGGASDIHPIYLHGQTLISRNHRKDTITVFPASLEDAFMVAKGPGEWQLGCQIHVSMQAFFNVRNCQKPSTDVPATHVIHYYIAAEKIVWNYAPSGVDSFTKKNLTASGSESQLHFEQSTTRIGGSYKKLVYREYTDASFQTPKAREEHLGILGPVIKAEVGQIIKVTFYNKASLPLSIQPHGLRYNTSNEGAHRTPGGGTPPPSSHVNPGMTFVYTWEVPRDVGPTSADPNCLTWLYYSSVNLPNDINSGLVGPLLVCRSGSLGEDGKQKGKDKEFYLLATIFDENKSYLLDENIETFTTKPENVDKDDPEFQMSNQMYSINGYMYGNLPGLDMCLGDNVSWHVLSVGSVEDLHGIYFSGNTFTSLGSRDDTIALFPHTSQTLFMTPDSVGTFDVVCMTAEHYQGGMKHQYHVRQCAEANPDETQYEEEKTIYIAAEEVVWDYSPSRKWEKQLQHLQRKNETDIYLDRIGKFLGSKYKKVLYRQYDDITFKNQTKRNEDEKHLDILGPLIFLTPGQKIRIVFKNKASRPYSIHAHGVKTNNSTVVLTQPGEIQTYIWQIPERTGPASKDFECIPWFYYSTGDVVKDLNSGLVGPLIVCRKNTKASIVHRVLHFMIFDENKSWYFEENVNTYSSDPNNIDRNDEQFDLSNQMHAINGRMFGNNQGLTFHVGDEVNWYLIGMGSESDLHTVHFHGHSFEYTDTGIYRSDVYDLPPGVYQTVKMYARDVGTWLFHCHVSVHIEAGMESTYTVIE; encoded by the exons atgaagGCCCTTTTACCATTAATCTTTCTGGGTTTTGTTAGTTCTCCAGGTTGGGCAAAAGATAGGCACTACAACATAGGCATTAAAGAAACCACTTGGAATTATGCTCCTACTGGTAAAAAtatgctcaatgggaagcctttTTCAGAAGATCA agagTTTGAGTCCCATAAAAATCTGCAACGGAGGCAAGACAGGATAGGATCTGTTTATAAGAAGGCTTTGTATTTTCAGTATACTGATGACACATTCCAAACAATCATCGGAAAACCATCCTGGCTGGGATTTTTAGGGCCCATAATTAAGGCAGAGACTGGAGACATGGTTTATGTTCACGTAAAAAATTTTGCTTCAAGAATGTATAGTTTCCATCCTCATGGACTCACCTActctaaagaaaatgaag GTGCTCTCTATCCTGATAATACTACGAGCCAGCAAAAGGAAGATGACCGTCTGCAACCAGGGGCACAATACACTTACAAGTGGTATGTAGAAGAAAAGCAGGGGCCTGGCCCCAATGACAGTAACTGTGTGACAAGGATTTACCACTCCCACGTAGACACTCCAAGAGACGTGCCTTCGGGTCTTGTTGGACCAATTCTGACTTGCAAAAGag GCACCCTGGATGGAGACACCGAAAAAGACATCGACAGGTCTTATGTTTTGATGTTTTCCATAACTGATGAAAACAAAAGCTGGTATATAGATGACAATATTAATACATATACTGAACCCGGAAAAGTTAAGGCTAGCGATTCTGACTTCAAGAACAGCAATCTGATGCCCT CAATAAATGGATACATGTATGGAAATCTGCCCAATCTCACCATGTGTGCTGAGGACAAGGTCAAGTGGTATTTTGTGGGCATGGGTGGTGCATCGGACATACACCCCATCTACCTGCATGGACAGACTCTGATATCTCGTAATCACAGAAAGGACACCATTACGGTCTTCCCTGCCTCACTGGAAGATGCCTTCATGGTGGCCAAGGGCCCTGGAGAGTGGCAGCTGGGATGTCAGATACACG TTAGTATGCAGGCCTTTTTCAATGTAAGGAATTGCCAAAAACCTTCAACAGACGTTCCTGCGACACATGTTATACATTACTACATTGCTGCTGAAAAAATTGTTTGGAACTATGCGCCCTCTGGTGTAGATTCcttcactaaaaaaaatttaacagcatCTGGAAG TGAATCCCAGCTACATTTTGAACAAAGTACAACCAGAATTGGAGGATCTTACAAAAAGCTAGTTTACCGTGAATACACAGATGCCTCCTTCCAAACACCGAAGGCAAGAGAAGAGCACCTCGGAATCCTTG GCCCTGTTATTAAGGCAGAAGTGGGACAGATCATCAAGGTCACTTTTTATAACAAGGCTTCCCTGCCCCTCAGCATTCAGCCTCATGGACTACGTTACAACACGAGCAATGAGGGGGCCCACAGAACACCTGGAGGAG GTACTCCTCCACCTTCCTCACATGTAAATCCTGGCATGACATTTGTCTATACGTGGGAAGTTCCACGAGATGTGGGTCCTACCTCCGCGGACCCCAACTGCCTGACCTGGTTATACTATTCCTCGGTAAATTTGCCAAACGACATCAACAGTGGCCTCGTAGGGCCTCTCCTCGTGTGCAGAAGTGGAAGTCTTGGAGAAGATGGCAAACAG aaaggaaaagacaaagagttTTATCTGCTTGCCACaatatttgatgaaaataaaagttatctCTTAGATGAAAATATTGAAACATTTACCACAAAGCCTGAAAATGTGGATAAAGATGATCCAGAGTTCCAAATGTCCAATCAGATGTACT CCATAAATGGATACATGTATGGAAATCTGCCTGGACTGGATATGTGTTTAGGAGACAACGTTTCATGGCATGTTCTCAGTGTGGGATCAGTAGAAGACTTACATGGGATATATTTTTCAGGAAATACCTTCACTTCCTTAGGATCAAGGGACGACACCATAGCTCTGTTTCCCCACACCTCCCAGACACTTTTTATGACACCCGATTCTGTAG GAACTTTTGATGTGGTTTGTATGACAGCAGAGCACTATCAAGGAGGCATGAAGCATCAGTACCACGTGAGGCAGTGTGCGGAGGCAAACCCTGATGAAACACAGTATGaggaagagaaaaccatttatatCGCTGCGGAGGAAGTTGTGTGGGATTATTCTCCTAGCAGGAAGTGGGAGAAACAACTGCAGCATTTACAAAGAAAGAA tgAAACGGACATATATTTGGATAGAATTGGAAAGTTTCTTGGGTCCAAATACAAGAAAGTCCTATACCGTCAATATGATGATATCACATTCAAGAatcaaacaaagagaaatgaagatgaaaaacaTCTGGACATACTAG gtcctttaatatttctcactCCTGGTCAAAAAATCCgaattgtctttaaaaataaagcctcaaGACCATATTCGATCCACGCTCATGGAGTGAAAACAAACAATTCCACTGTTGTTCTAACACAGCCAG gAGAGATCCAAACATACATTTGGCAGATTCCAGAAAGAACTGGTCCTGCCTCAAAGGACTTTGAGTGCATACCTTGGTTTTACTACTCGACTGGGGATGTGGTTAAG GATCTTAACAGCGGACTGGTAGGCCCTTTGATCGTGTGTCGCAAAAACACCAAAGCCAGCATAGTTCACCGTGTGCTCCACTTTATGATTTTTGATGAGAACAAATCCTGGTACTTTGAAGAAAATGTCAACACCTATTCTTCAGATCCAAACAACATAGACAGGAATGATGAACAGTTTGACCTCAGCAACCAAATGCACG CAATTAATGGAAGAATGTTTGGAAATAACCAAGGTCTGACGTTCCATGTTGGGGATGAAGTGAATTGGTATCTGATTGGCATGGGGAGTGAATCTGACCTGCACACGGTTCACTTTCACGGCCACAGCTTTGAATACACG